A part of Liolophura sinensis isolate JHLJ2023 chromosome 1, CUHK_Ljap_v2, whole genome shotgun sequence genomic DNA contains:
- the LOC135461723 gene encoding uncharacterized protein LOC135461723 — MKIWPTYAPTPIVYQAHTHDPPRIPSPFPWPIEPIPIVYPAHTYRPPSPHLLSTQPTLIVYLAHTNRPPSPYPTSTQPKLIAHPAHTGGPSSPHPSSTQPTPIVYSARTHHPPSPHPSSTQPKPIVYPTHTHCLFSPHPWSIQPTPSFTQPTPIVYPTHTHHSPSTHPQSTQHTPIIHRHPN; from the exons ATGAAGATTTGGCCTACATATGCT CCCACACCCATCGTCTACCAAGCCCACACCCATGATCCACCCAGAATACCCAGCCCATTCCCATGGCCCATCGAGCCCATACCCATCGTCTACCCAGCCCACACCTATCGTCCACCCAGCCCACACCTATTGTCCACCCAGCCTACACTCATCGTCTACCTAGCCCACACCAATCGTCCACCAAGCCCATACCCAACTTCTACCCAGCCCAAACTCATCGCCCACCCAGCCCACACCGGTGGTCCATCCAGTCCACACCCATCGTCTACCCAGCCCACACCCATCGTCTACTCAGCTCGTACCCATCATCCACCCAGTCCACACCCATCGTCCACCCAGCCCAAACCCATCGTCTACCCAACCCATACCCATTGTCTATTCAGCCCACATCCATGGTCTATCCAGCCCACACCATCGTTTACCCAGCCCACACCCATCGTCTACCCAACCCATACCCATCATTCACCC
- the LOC135480164 gene encoding uncharacterized protein LOC135480164: MFIRTVVILIACLVCLSSVECQVTEQNDPPDWFYVCSGMPVLTCRFGFVLNIIGIFNGVIADGCSPNTAENAEKVCEQEFSSSVVGFQKRACNNRTWCTIFDYTGYTVCPDKTEMPTNFGAIHYQCLFVGYEGMSSPPTTTTSTTTSTTAATTTVKTTTKRTPVPTTTSKATTTTSPSTSAKPMTTTGQTVKSTTDGGTVTTPTRSSTQTSTTKSVAVGASALEEEEKTKLIVGVSVGAVVLILIIIFLVECKRQTRERKARRVARSAEKADDREMGIQPLTDAERAVMTGGHLVYSEENSIIPVERERKYKKKSETNRAYENTEEFLQPHSEQSMEENNGHLNGHRDSGVSTLFAEDGSNERADDNQDDKTGSDVEPDSPVSSNNDPSQRSRHVSFSDMAINTDMRAINGQFGEHVYDHPTTVPSSQSAGNPALDPSVAGPVSENEVLY, from the exons ATGTTTATCAGAACAGTTGTCATCTTGATTGCCTGCCTTGTTTGCCTTTCTTCCGTGGAGTGTCAAGTCACAGAGC AGAACGATCCACCGGACTGGTTTTATGTATGTAGCGGCATGCCAGTACTCACCTGCCGATTTGGCTTTGTCTTAAACATTATCGGAATTTTTAATGGCGTCATTGCCGATGGCTGTTCACCAAACACGGCAGAGAATGCAGAGAAAGTGTGTGAACAAGAATTCAGCAGTTCAGTTGTGGGATTTCAGAAGAGAGCGTGTAACAACAGAACATGGTGTACTATCTTTGATTACACTGGTTATACGGTCTGCCCTGACAAAACAGAGATGCCTACAAATTTTGGAGCGATTCACTATCAGTGCCTATTTG tTGGCTACGAAGGGATGAGTTCTCCGCCAACCACAACCACGTCTACAACCACATCCACCACAGCTGCCACCACAAccgtgaaaacaacaacaaaaagaacgCCTGTCCCAACAACCACGTCaaaggcaacaacaacaacatcgccaTCAACATCTGCTAAACCTATGACTACTACTGGCCAGACTGTGAAATCAACAACCGATGGGGGCACTGTTACAACACCAACTCGGTCATCGACTCAGACTTCCACTACTAAGAGTGTTGCCGTAGGCGCCAGTGCTTTGGAAGAGGAAGAGAAAA CCAAGTTGATTGTTGGAGTTAGTGTCGGAGCTGTGGTTCTTATACTCATCATCATCTTCCTCGTAGAGTGCAAAAG GCAAACACGAGAACGGAAGGCGCGCAGGGTGGCTCGTTCTGCCGAGAAAGCGGATGACAGAGAGATGGGTATCCAGCCTTTGACGGACGCGGAAAGAGCCGTTATGACAGGGGGCCACTTGGTGTACAGTGAAGAGAACAGCATCATCCCTGTGGAGCGCGAGAGGAAGTACAAGAAGAAAAGTGAGACAAACAGGGCCTATGAAAACACCGAAGAGTTTCTCCAGCCGCATTCTGAGCAAAGTATGGAAGAAAATAATGGTCACTTAAACGGTCACCGCGATAGCGGGGTCAGCACGCTGTTTGCCGAAGATGGCAGCAACGAGAGGGCAGACGACAATCAGGACGACAAGACCGGGAGTGACGTAGAACCGGACTCTCCTGTCTCTTCGAACAACGATCCGTCCCAGCGCTCCCGACATGTGTCATTCAGTGATATGGCCATCAACACCGATATGAGGGCCATTAATGGACAGTTTGGTGAACACGTATATGACCATCCCACAACCGTACCGTCCTCACAGAGCGCTGGCAACCCTGCCCTAGACCCTTCTGTTGCTGGGCCGGTAAGCGAAAACGAGGTACTTTATTGA